One genomic window of Entelurus aequoreus isolate RoL-2023_Sb linkage group LG07, RoL_Eaeq_v1.1, whole genome shotgun sequence includes the following:
- the phlda3 gene encoding pleckstrin homology-like domain family A member 3, with the protein MSLVSRDGLLEKRSGGLLQLWKKKRCVLTEEGLRLQRCKGGPADAPCAAWGSRAKELPFEGMVTVDCVEYKRGLVYFTVVMATGEEIDFRCPQDGTAWNAEIALALVRFKNLQAVQTGRKRLLSTAHLGSTGDDEEL; encoded by the coding sequence ATGTCTCTCGTGTCGAGGGACGGGCTGCTGGAGAAGCGCAGCGGCGGCCTCCTCCAGCTGTGGAAGAAGAAACGCTGCGTGTTGACGGAGGAAGGTCTGCGGCTGCAGAGATGCAAAGGAGGCCCCGCCGATGCTCCGTGCGCGGCTTGGGGCTCCAGAGCCAAAGAGCTGCCGTTCGAAGGCATGGTGACGGTGGACTGCGTGGAGTACAAGCGGGGCTTGGTGTACTTTACTGTGGTCATGGCCACCGGGGAGGAGATCGACTTCCGCTGTCCGCAGGACGGTACGGCGTGGAACGCAGAGATCGCCTTGGCTCTGGTCCGTTTTAAGAACCTGCAGGCGGTGCAGACCGGGAGGAAGAGGCTGCTCTCTACGGCGCACCTGGGTAGCACCGGGGATGATGAGGAGCTATGA